In bacterium, the DNA window TTTTGATTGGATTAATTTTATCGTGACAGTGGTACTATTAGGAATAGGTCTTTTGTTTGTTTTCAGTTCGACGTACCAAGTTGAAAAACCTTTTTCACCATTTTTTAAAAAGCAGTTTTTTGGGGTGATTTCTGGTCTTGTTATTTACGCAGGCATGTGCTTGGCTGATTTGCGTAAAATACTACAGGTTGGTTATTTTGCTTATTTTGGGATTTTATTATTGCTGATGTACACCGTTGTTGGTGGTTGGGTAGGTATGGGTGCACAGCGTTGGATATCGCTCTATCTTTTCCGCTTTCAGCCTTCAGAGCTTGCAAAGCTAGTATTTCCCTTATTTGTGGCATACTGTTTTACTGAATTTAACAATGTC includes these proteins:
- a CDS encoding FtsW/RodA/SpoVE family cell cycle protein produces the protein MRHFDWINFIVTVVLLGIGLLFVFSSTYQVEKPFSPFFKKQFFGVISGLVIYAGMCLADLRKILQVGYFAYFGILLLLMYTVVGGWVGMGAQRWISLYLFRFQPSELAKLVFPLFVAYCFTEFNNVARDDGQRYMMQQFWYPLSILFLSFILISRQPDLGTALIVLFSGLMLFWFIGIPRKFFVIVALVSPIFVALS